In Citrus sinensis cultivar Valencia sweet orange chromosome 3, DVS_A1.0, whole genome shotgun sequence, the sequence CTAGGACCATATCGTTCATTACATTTAAAGCaaaatcatttctttcttctgtCATCTATCTCTTCTGTGGTTAACCTTTTGATTGGTGTTGACGTTGAACCATTTGAAGCTTCAGAATGTGtggacaaaaattttaattgcttttgagTAAGATCACAAGCTCCATATAATCGAGCCAATCCAGTGGCTGATGATAGATTGTTGGCTTGTTGGCTCTAACATTAATTCGAATGGGTTCCCGAAGACCTCCAACAAAACAACCGACTCGCCTAGCTTGATCCATGGGTCCTGCCTTAGCCAAAAGtttctcaaatttttcttgataATCCAATACTAACCCTGCTTGCTGTAAACGAGTCAGTTCTGCAAAGAAATCCAAGTATTGATTTGGCCCATACCTTGAATTTAGTCCCTCCGTAAAATCATCCCAAGAGACAGGTATCATCTCTTGGCATAGTAATTGGTACCACAGGTGAGCATCCTCTTCTAGATGAAAGGAGGCCAAGGAAACACGTTTGATGGTTGGAATGTTGTGGAGTTCAAAGAATTGCTCTGCCTTGCATAGCCATATAGTTGGgtctttttttccttcacaACGAGGGAAATCAACTTTAACAGTTTTTAGCAAATATAACCCTAAAGACTGACTTTGACGATTCTCATTAGTTTTCTGTAGAACACTTGGTGTGCTCTTTGCGGCAACagaattttctctctcatctTGATTTTGCATCCAAGCATTGGGGTTCCTTACCGACTCATTCACCTGGCTAGCAATCTGCTCTACTCTTATACTAAGCTTGTTGACAATCTCTCTGTTAATTGTCGTAAGAGATCTCCTTGTCTAACGACATTTTCCACGACTTTCTCCAATTGTTCCACTCGTTGATCCGTAgccaagctctgataccaatttggTATATATAAGCTAGTTTTCGTTTTCTTTCCTCTACATATTGTGAAAATGTTGAAGTGAAAGTTGTTGGATGTACCAAGATCATTTGAGGGAGACCGTACCTTTACAAATAGTGTCAGTGTTTTCGAATTTAGAGAGTCTACCCCTACTGTTTATTTCtcgaatttaaataaagaaatattacaaCTGTCCTTCCAAGACTATAGGCATGTGCCAGCAAAATAGCTAACAAACTAGCTTGGACTCTAACTACTCCAACAACTAACTTGACTTattcaaacaatgaaaaaaacaactaaaataaattaattggaacAAAATATAGAACATGTAACAGTATGAAACTTGTTCAAATCTATAAAATAATGGCCagtttgatttttgaattcGATTTTTTATAGTCATAGAGAGAGAAGggtggtatttttttttaattttcaaaatgagtGGTTGAAATCACAATGCAAATCCCAgtaaaaaatgttatttaatGGCATGCCTTGTAATTTTCTTGCATCCAAAGCCCAAATAAGTAGTCaacttaaaacttttttaccaaacaagtaaatatataattataagcCTAACACTACAACGTTTTTTGATAGAGATGTCATATCAAAACCTTTGGCAAAACTCAAATGTTCACACAATAACATCGTTAGATAGAATATTTTGTTTCTCACGAGGATAAtcctataatttaattattcaatgtcGGTCAACCATTTAAAGTCACGGAAATTGAGGGGTAGAGTGATGTTTTTGTATCATTAGGGGTATTTTGGAAATAGTCACTCTAGTAGGGGGCACAATGAAATTTACcctataataaaataatacttttgtaatgaaatttatcaaatgtatttactctattttttaaactcaTAGCAACCACAACAACATAATTTCCCAAATATTGAGTTgcttgttttcaattttaaacataTTTCATTTGCAAAGTTTAAACTAATTATTTCATCAAATACTAAGAGTAGGCAAAATACTCGATCCGACCCCACCCGATCCAAAAATTATCGAGTTCGAATAGGATCAGGTTGTTAATCAAACCCGATTGGATGCATTTGTGTCAATCCGATCAGATTGAACCGAAAACCTAATCAGATCAGGTTTGATTCGATCTGAAAATCAGATTAGGttgacataaaaatttaaaaaaaaattagaaataacaaaattaaaaatgaaaaaccgAATCTTAAACTGCTATACAACTAAACTCTTAATCCTACACACTCATATACACCACTCGATCCACGCACACAAACCATTACAAACAAACACAATAACACATTAAGCCATTAACAACAACACATGACACAAGCAGCAGTGAGTAGCCCATTGTCGACCGACGCCACACCCACCCATAGCCTCCCTCACTCACAACCCACCACCGACAACCACACGGCCCACACCCCCAGCCTCCCTCAAACAAATgaaacacaaacacacacaaagTTCACGGAGAAAGCTACAGTCGGCCGCCAGACATAGCAACCGCTGAGAGCTATCGCCAACTGAAGGTTCTCCGCGAGGATCATGACATGAACTACCAATTTGCTACTACTAAGTATATGATCTGTTGCACCATCTCCACACCTCCAATCCTCCACCATCACCTGATCTGATTCAAGCTCAATTCAAACCCAGCAAGCCGCAACCTGAATTTTGGCTGTTGACTTTGATTTTTGGAAGCTTTGAGCCTTTGATACTTGATAGTGATGGTATATATACATTATATATTCTATGTGAAAGTGAAATGTTAATTGGTAattggtaatttttaatagtatgtaattatatatttttaaattttaacccGATTTTTTAACCCAATCTGATATGATTGGTTCTGAATTATATTTGGGTAGAATCGGATCGAGTTATAGGTTCGGGTTGAGTTCGGATGAATTTTATCCAACTTGTAACCCGGTCAGGTTTATCCAAACCCAATTTTGTCCAACCCTATCAGATACCACAACTCCAAACTAGCCCTAAGAAGCTTAAGAACTCCTTATCAAGTTGAATTTTGCAGctttaaagaatatttttgtttaattatattttcttttaatttaactcttattttgattgttattatttaagcGACTCTTATTTTAGTTGTATTTCTAGTTTATGCATGGTCTTATTTGAGAAGTTTTCTACTGAAATTATCTTAAGTCTATATTCtacaaatatatatgattgtaGCTAGCTAGTCTTTGGAAGCAATTTTTTTGCTTGTactttggttaatttttatggAATAGACTctaatttggttttttttttcttagtatTCATTGAATTAACGAAATCTAACATGTTAAAGTTAGGGTGGCATCTATTCTGTTCCAAACTATACCATCgattttttagaaataataattcgaaccaaaccgaaccagatttgtttggttttaaaatgtaattttctttgtattttctaatttttttcattttttattttttgtcatataaatcagtcattttctttttgtaattttaaaaattaaattgaactAGACcgttgatttgttttttttaaggcAACCCATCCCTAAGTAAATTCACAGCATTAAATTGAAATCAATGGGAAGTTGAtttcatcttttttatttcaaaaattcttttaCTAAAGAGAGTATTCAAAATACCTTCTACTTAGTCAATACTTCCATCACCCATTAGTCATGGGTAGCTTTAATTATAGGCTAATAAGGCGATCACTTAAAAACTCATATTTTAGGaaaatccctttttttttttagtatttccCTTATAATACTCTAAATAATAGAGatctttttttaagttaaatattttttttaaaaaaatctatttttagaCATCtccctaattaataattatcttataattaagatttttaatagaaaatctatattttatgaCCTTAAAGTTAAAgagatataatttatttattattaatatttcgaagaaaaaaattggtatAACCATTagttcatttattatttttctttagaaaaagTGGGACTTTTCAATGGGCCTCGTACGGGACATTCAAAATTGCTCAATAGGGCTTAAAAGCCACtagaaatatattataatatatccTCTGACTCCTTCCTGGAATGAGTGTAGTTCTCGCTCTAGCCTTCCACCGAGAAGGTATGGTTAATATTTGCTTTTTTCCGCAAAATAGTGCTTAGGGGAACTGTCCTTAAAATTGATATGCACCAGAGGGAACATCCAAAGAGTGACCCCAAAGGGTGCAATCGATTTAAATAGAGACACTAACATAGTCTGTATTTTGCAATCCCTCACAAGAGAGATTGAGGGGGGGTACTGTCTCTTGAAAGGGGGTCGAGGGTTCAGGGGAGATGGTTAGTATTTccatagaaaaaaattaaatttttttaaatttctagtttcactataaaaaaaaaaaatcttaattgttacttttaatttctattaaaaactttataatctcaaaaattaatagataaaagaattttactcttttttatgaagaaaattcTTACATTCATTTGTtcagttaaaaaacaaaaattaaaattttgaaatacaaACTccattacttaaaaaaaagagccgatttaatattcttctctgtagagaaaaaaaaatcgtaaagaaaagaaaaagaaaattttaattttcataaagtCCATGAAAACTCTGTCCCCTGATTACATTAATTTGGTATGGGAGCCGAAATTTTGGTACTTCAATAttatttggggaaaaaaatgagcatgataaaatgataaacGTGAAGAAGTTGGCGTTGATGACATTGATGATTTGAAAGAAGTCAATGACTGTGATGAAACTATTGATTAGCCGCCGTTCCGTTCACATCAAGATCAACCTCCCAACGTTCGGTCATTCAATTGGATCATCAACCAAATTTTTGATGCTGAGTTTTGTTGACATTTCGAATGAAGATTATTCCcgcaatatttttcaataattaaaagaaaaaaattaatttgtcattttattgCTTTGAGAATTCAGATAGACGCTGTCATAAAGATTCGACACGTCAATATTTTGAAGATCAACTCAATTCAAATACTCACTTGAAGATGGGcacaaacaaaatttgaagacgaattttcttcatttctaaGGAAAACTTGATCTCCTATTTTAGTTTAGACGTGACGAgtcttattttaaataattttatttgatttttgctAATTTGACTTGTTCGTATCAAACAAAATCACGATCTCGTgcaaaatcaacataaattaagctaaaatttaagtaatttatttccaaatgAATAAAAAGTGGAACACGTTAAAGCAACCAATGAAGTCAATTATCAGCTGCCAATCCCCTCCACCGCTCCAACTTGGACCGGCGCACCGTCATCTGTTAAAGTCATAGTCGAATTATTGAAATTCTTGTTCAATTCACGGAACTCTATTATTTTTGCCAAACTTTGGCTCGTTCATATCCAATAACAAAACAAGTTATAgctatcaataattaattcaaatatctcatcaaaaaattaattgagaattaatttaacaaacaaatagCAGATCCTatctttattttgatagtatgtaataatttaaggatttaattttaaaaaaaccaaccatcctagatttttttttttaaaccttaaTTAAGGGTAGTGGATTCCAGGCATTGCCAATAGAAGAATTCAAAGATAATAACAAGCGACAAGGCTTGGAATCCACTATCCTTCAACTAAAAGTAACCCATAGTTGGCATTATCGACGCAAATAATGGTCCAATAAAATTCCAAATTAATAGTCATCCTtgtgattgaaaatttgaaaaccaaGAAACAATAATCGAGGTACTCAATATTAATCAAAGAATTcgtagtaaaagaaaatattaagcaaagaattaaattattgataattaacataaaaattaaagaaatttaaaagaagGGTAAATGCTTGTTTAGTTtctgtattttaatttaagtttatgtttaattcttatattttaaaaaatatcataaaatatccttacaatgataaatgttttattcttactatattatattttcttttacaattatACCCTTCTAATAATCTTCTtgacatttaattaatttatctaaaaaataattagtaaattaaccaataaataagtttttttttgtacttgtGCAACgatcttactaataattatttataaataaattaaaaatttaaagcaatatttaatattcttataataatcttactaataattatttttataaaaaattaatttactaaattaatcctaaaagtaaaataataatataaaaatttgtgtaaatttttattttattttttagattaatttaataaattattattttttaatatctaaaaaatattgttgaaagGGTATtaaggtaaaaaaataaagataataaggtaatataattaataagagCGGTGTCTTGAAATATCTTTTAGATATAAGACTGGcgagtactttttttttttgaggacTGGCGAATCcttaaatcaaatataaaactaaatcaacatttatccttaaaaaataacGTAGAAAATGAAAGCCACGTGGCCCTACTCTCagcttgtaattaaattacaatttgtcaagtatctaaataataattataatttaataaatgggCTCTTCATTCAATATTCGTCACCGTGTTGTTTGTTAGACACACACAAACATTTGGCCTACTCACACTCAAACCCTACTcaactccacaacaaaaccCTCCTATTTctccccctctctctctctagatCCCTGCATCAATTTCCCGGCGACAGTACGATTTGCATGAGCGGCGAAGATGGCTTCCGCATGCGTTAACAACAATATCGGCGTGTCGCCGGAGAAGTTTCCGTCGTACGGATGGTTGGGCCCTAGAATCTCGTTTAGCCGCGAAGAAGATCCCTCAAAGAAACCGTCCTCCACCGAGGAGCCATCGGAGGGCTCGGATCCGGTGGATTTCGAGTTCCGGCTCGAAGATCCCGTCGCCATGCTCCCCGCCGACGAGCTCTTTTCCGACGGAAAGCTGGTGCCGCTTCATCTCTCGAGTCTCAAACCCTCGACGGTCGAGGTTAAATCACCCGACGAGCGAAACAAATCATGTGACATTTCTAGTTTTGACCCCTACTCATTTTCACCGAAGGCTCCTCGATGTTCAAGTCGCTGGAAGGAGTTATTGGGCTTGAAAAAACTCTATCACAACAGCACGGCTTGGAAAACCGAGACTACTAAAACGACGTCGTTCTCCTCTTCGTCCTCGTCTACTCATGCAAAATCTTCATTAAAGCATTTTCTCCACAGAAACTCCaaatcttcatcttcttcttcttcatgttCCGTTTCCTCATCACTTGATGGTTCCTTGTACCTGCCTTTACTGAAAGACTCCGATTCCGAATCAGTCTCTTTATCGTCGTCTCGGCTGTCGCTTTCCTCATCATCTTCCGGCCACGAGCACGAGGATCTTCCG encodes:
- the LOC102625622 gene encoding uncharacterized protein LOC102625622, encoding MASACVNNNIGVSPEKFPSYGWLGPRISFSREEDPSKKPSSTEEPSEGSDPVDFEFRLEDPVAMLPADELFSDGKLVPLHLSSLKPSTVEVKSPDERNKSCDISSFDPYSFSPKAPRCSSRWKELLGLKKLYHNSTAWKTETTKTTSFSSSSSSTHAKSSLKHFLHRNSKSSSSSSSCSVSSSLDGSLYLPLLKDSDSESVSLSSSRLSLSSSSSGHEHEDLPRLSLDSDNKPSLSPNPDPNPFANPPRMRMVKPRECSHNQTVAGRTGRSPIRRESQAAPSRGVSVDSPRMNSSGKIVFQSLERSSSSPSSFNGGPRYKHRGMERSYSANVRVTPVLNVPVCSLRGSSKSGSVFGFGQLFSSPQKNGNGSMTTTTRQHGNSRNRTDRT